Proteins found in one Scardovia inopinata JCM 12537 genomic segment:
- the rpsJ gene encoding 30S ribosomal protein S10 has product MAGQKIRIRLKSYDHEVIDQSAKKIVETVTNAGATVVGPVPLPTEKNVFVVIRSPHKYKDSREHFEMRTHKRLIDIVDPTPKAVDSLMRLDLPADVNIEIKL; this is encoded by the coding sequence ATGGCGGGACAGAAAATCCGCATCAGGCTAAAGTCCTATGACCATGAGGTCATTGACCAGTCGGCAAAGAAAATTGTCGAGACGGTCACGAACGCGGGCGCAACAGTTGTGGGCCCGGTTCCTCTTCCTACAGAGAAGAACGTTTTCGTAGTAATTCGTTCTCCTCATAAGTATAAGGATTCTCGCGAGCACTTCGAGATGCGCACGCATAAGCGTCTGATTGATATTGTGGATCCAACTCCTAAGGCAGTTGATTCCCTGATGCGTCTTGATCTGCCTGCAGATGTCAATATTGAGATCAAGCTGTAG
- the adhE gene encoding bifunctional acetaldehyde-CoA/alcohol dehydrogenase, producing the protein MMRRKETVTQTQKAVASEAQKEVDDLVAKALVALDEYADFDQKKIDYIVGKASIEALSAHLTLAKMAVEETGRGLIEDKATKNIFACEHVTHHMMNQRTVGIISESDVDGITEVAEPVGVVAGVTPVTNPTSTVIFKSLIALKTRCPIIFGFHPYAQQCSKEAARIVRDAAIAAGAPQNCIQWIEHPSIEATGALMKHPGVATILATGGPGMVHAAYTSGKPALGVGAGNAPAYVDKDVDVVRAVNDLILSKHFDYGMICATEQGIIAHQDIYSALVTEMKRRKAYFVNAEEKARLEQYMFGVTSYPGKDAPEPKLNSVVPGKSPQWIAHQAGFSVPDDTTIIVAECAEVGTQEPLTLEKLSSVHALLKAKDKDQAFDMCEQMLQFGMGHTAAIHTNNKELVDEYGLRMPACRIIWNSPASLGGIGDIYNAIAPSLTLGCGSYGGNSVSGNVQAVNLINIKRIARRNNNMQWFKVPPKTYFEPNAIRYLRDMVGVNRVCFVCDKTILQLGIIDKAIHQLQMRLNKVEWRIIDYVESEPSVQTVERGAAMMREDFHPDTIIAIGGGSPMDAAKIMWLLYEHPEIEFKDIREKFFDIRKRAFRLPELGHKAKLVCIPTTSGTGSEVTPYAVITDKETGFKYPITDYSLTPSVAVVDPVLSRTQPRRVASDSGLDAMTHCLEAFVSCYANDFTDAMALHGMKLLWDNLDEAVLKGTEAPDAQEHVHNAATMAGMAFGSAFLGMCHSMAHTIGAVCHISHGRTNSILLPYVVRYNGSIPDEPTSWPKYNKYIAPERYQQIARYLGIKADTPEEGVENLAAALEDYRDNKLGMDHDFKACGVDEDFFWDELDRIGMRAYEDQCTPANPRIPLIEDMKDIAIGAYYGVSQAEGHRIRQEREGGAKKGKSDKQK; encoded by the coding sequence ATGATGCGAAGGAAGGAAACAGTGACTCAAACACAAAAAGCTGTGGCGAGCGAAGCACAAAAAGAAGTCGATGACTTGGTTGCCAAGGCGCTGGTAGCGCTGGATGAATATGCTGATTTTGACCAAAAAAAGATTGACTATATTGTAGGAAAAGCTTCTATCGAAGCTCTCAGCGCCCATCTGACCCTGGCGAAAATGGCTGTGGAGGAGACCGGACGCGGTCTGATAGAAGACAAGGCTACCAAGAATATTTTTGCCTGTGAACATGTGACTCATCACATGATGAACCAGAGAACAGTAGGCATTATCAGCGAGAGTGATGTTGACGGCATTACCGAAGTTGCTGAACCTGTAGGCGTGGTTGCAGGAGTAACCCCTGTCACCAATCCTACCTCGACAGTCATCTTCAAATCCCTGATTGCTCTGAAAACACGCTGCCCTATTATTTTTGGCTTCCATCCCTACGCCCAGCAGTGCTCCAAAGAGGCTGCGCGGATTGTTCGTGATGCCGCCATTGCGGCTGGTGCTCCACAGAATTGCATTCAGTGGATTGAACATCCTTCCATCGAGGCGACTGGAGCCTTGATGAAGCACCCCGGCGTGGCCACCATCCTGGCAACAGGCGGTCCGGGAATGGTTCATGCTGCCTACACCTCAGGCAAGCCCGCCCTGGGAGTGGGAGCCGGCAATGCCCCTGCCTATGTAGATAAAGATGTGGATGTTGTGCGGGCTGTCAATGATCTGATCCTGTCCAAGCATTTTGATTATGGTATGATCTGCGCAACAGAGCAGGGAATCATTGCTCACCAAGATATTTATTCTGCCCTGGTGACAGAGATGAAGCGCCGTAAGGCCTACTTTGTCAATGCAGAAGAAAAGGCCAGGCTGGAACAGTACATGTTTGGGGTAACTTCTTACCCAGGCAAGGACGCTCCTGAGCCCAAACTCAATTCCGTAGTCCCAGGCAAATCCCCTCAGTGGATTGCTCACCAGGCGGGATTCAGTGTGCCTGACGATACTACTATCATCGTTGCTGAGTGCGCAGAAGTGGGTACTCAGGAACCTCTGACTCTGGAAAAGCTCAGTTCTGTTCATGCCCTGCTCAAGGCAAAGGACAAGGATCAGGCCTTTGATATGTGCGAGCAGATGCTTCAATTCGGTATGGGTCATACAGCGGCCATCCACACCAACAATAAGGAACTGGTTGATGAGTACGGATTGAGAATGCCCGCCTGCCGCATCATCTGGAACTCACCGGCATCCTTGGGAGGCATTGGCGATATTTATAATGCCATTGCTCCCTCTCTCACCTTGGGATGCGGATCTTACGGTGGTAACTCCGTGTCCGGCAATGTACAGGCCGTCAACCTTATCAACATTAAGCGCATTGCACGGAGGAACAATAACATGCAGTGGTTCAAGGTCCCGCCTAAGACATATTTCGAGCCTAATGCCATCCGTTACCTGCGTGATATGGTGGGCGTCAACCGGGTGTGCTTTGTCTGCGACAAGACCATCCTGCAGCTGGGCATTATTGATAAGGCTATTCATCAGTTGCAGATGAGGTTGAATAAGGTGGAGTGGCGCATCATCGATTATGTAGAATCGGAGCCTTCGGTTCAGACAGTGGAACGTGGTGCCGCCATGATGAGGGAAGATTTCCATCCCGATACCATCATTGCCATTGGTGGTGGTTCTCCCATGGATGCGGCCAAGATTATGTGGCTGCTTTATGAGCATCCGGAAATTGAATTCAAGGATATTCGTGAGAAGTTCTTCGATATTCGCAAGCGGGCTTTCCGCCTGCCTGAGCTGGGGCACAAGGCCAAGCTGGTCTGCATTCCCACTACTTCAGGAACAGGCTCCGAAGTCACTCCCTATGCTGTAATCACCGATAAGGAAACAGGCTTTAAGTATCCAATCACCGATTATTCTCTGACTCCTTCTGTGGCTGTGGTAGATCCGGTCCTGTCCCGGACTCAGCCCCGCAGGGTTGCTTCTGATTCTGGCCTCGATGCCATGACTCACTGCCTGGAGGCCTTTGTCTCCTGCTATGCCAATGATTTCACCGATGCTATGGCTCTGCACGGAATGAAGCTGCTCTGGGACAATCTGGATGAAGCTGTTCTCAAGGGAACAGAAGCTCCCGATGCCCAAGAACATGTTCATAATGCCGCTACTATGGCTGGTATGGCTTTTGGTTCTGCCTTCCTGGGTATGTGCCACTCCATGGCTCATACTATTGGGGCTGTCTGCCATATTTCTCATGGCCGGACTAACTCCATTCTCCTGCCCTATGTGGTTCGCTACAATGGATCCATCCCTGATGAACCTACCTCCTGGCCTAAGTACAATAAGTACATAGCTCCCGAACGGTACCAGCAGATTGCCAGGTATCTGGGCATTAAAGCAGATACTCCAGAAGAAGGAGTAGAAAATCTGGCTGCTGCCCTGGAAGATTACAGGGACAATAAGTTGGGAATGGATCATGACTTCAAGGCTTGCGGCGTCGACGAAGATTTCTTCTGGGATGAACTGGACCGTATTGGCATGAGGGCTTACGAGGATCAATGCACCCCCGCAAATCCCCGCATCCCCCTGATTGAGGACATGAAAGATATTGCCATCGGAGCCTACTACGGCGTTTCCCAGGCTGAAGGCCACAGGATTCGTCAGGAGCGGGAAGGGGGCGCCAAGAAGGGCAAGTCAGATAAGCAGAAATAA
- the rplC gene encoding 50S ribosomal protein L3 yields the protein MSSNHNRKALVGKKLGMSQVWDDNGFFVPVTLVDVSTNIITAVKTDETDGYKAVQLGYGAIDPTKVTKPLAGHFAKAGVTPRRHLVEVRTEDADSFEPGQELPVDTFADGQRVDVTGTTKGKGFAGTIKRWGFKSYRRTHGSHKNERRPGSVGACATPSRILKGKRMAGRMGNNTHTTQGLTVVSSNVDSGILAIKGAVPGPKGAIVLVRSAVKGE from the coding sequence ATGTCATCGAATCACAATCGTAAGGCACTCGTGGGCAAAAAGCTCGGAATGTCACAGGTCTGGGACGACAATGGTTTCTTCGTTCCTGTCACCCTGGTGGACGTCTCTACTAATATCATCACCGCAGTCAAAACAGATGAGACTGACGGCTACAAGGCTGTTCAGCTCGGGTATGGCGCTATCGATCCTACTAAGGTAACCAAGCCGCTGGCTGGTCACTTTGCTAAGGCCGGCGTTACTCCCCGTCGTCATCTGGTTGAGGTTCGCACAGAAGATGCAGACAGCTTTGAGCCTGGTCAGGAACTTCCGGTAGACACTTTCGCTGATGGACAGCGGGTCGATGTTACCGGAACCACCAAGGGCAAGGGTTTTGCCGGAACTATTAAGCGGTGGGGTTTCAAATCCTACCGTCGTACTCACGGTTCTCACAAGAATGAGCGCCGTCCTGGTTCTGTAGGAGCATGTGCAACCCCCAGCCGTATTCTCAAGGGCAAGCGGATGGCTGGACGTATGGGCAACAACACTCACACCACTCAGGGTCTGACTGTTGTCTCTTCCAATGTTGACAGCGGCATTTTGGCTATTAAGGGAGCTGTTCCTGGGCCAAAGGGTGCTATCGTTCTCGTCCGTTCTGCAGTGAAGGGAGAGTAA
- the rpsI gene encoding 30S ribosomal protein S9: protein MADNENSAVTETEETTVFTSETNQGAGTGTSAIAPGYGTGRRKEAVARVRLIPGTGEWTINGRKLEEYFPSRLQQREVNSPIVLLKLEGKFDVKVRVEGGGVTGQAGAVRLGVARALNAIDRDSNRAALKKAGFLTRDARVVERKKAGLHKARKASQYSKR from the coding sequence ATGGCTGATAACGAAAACTCCGCGGTTACCGAAACCGAGGAAACCACTGTATTTACCTCTGAAACCAATCAGGGTGCAGGAACTGGTACCTCTGCCATTGCCCCCGGCTATGGCACTGGCCGCCGCAAGGAAGCAGTCGCCCGCGTGCGTCTGATTCCTGGTACCGGTGAATGGACTATCAATGGGCGCAAGCTGGAGGAGTACTTCCCCAGCCGCCTGCAGCAGCGTGAAGTGAACTCGCCTATTGTGCTTTTGAAGCTGGAAGGCAAGTTTGACGTGAAGGTGCGGGTAGAAGGTGGCGGTGTCACTGGCCAGGCTGGAGCAGTCCGTTTGGGCGTGGCTCGTGCTTTGAACGCCATCGATCGCGATTCTAATCGTGCTGCTTTGAAGAAGGCTGGCTTCCTGACCCGCGATGCCCGTGTGGTGGAGCGCAAGAAGGCTGGTTTGCACAAGGCTCGCAAGGCTTCGCAGTACTCGAAGCGTTAA